A segment of the Streptomyces sp. NBC_00376 genome:
GTCGTCCTGGACGAGGTAGCCGGGGATCTGCTCCTTGTTGTGGAAGGTGTTGTTGTAGATCTCGGTGCCCAGGATCGGGCCCCAGCAGTTCTGGATGAGCCGGGCGCCGTCGTTGCGGCTGACGTTGTAGCGGGCGACCGTACCGATGGTCTTGGCGCCGCTGTACGGGCAGATCAGCAGGAAGCCGCCCTTGTTGTCGTGGCTGTAGTTGTACTGGAAGACGGTGTTCTGGGAGGCGCCGTCGGCGTCGAAGGACATGCCGTCGTGGGTGTTGCCGCCGCCGGAGACCTCGTTGTACTCGACGGTCGTGTCGTCGGTGTTGAAGGTCCAGATGCCCGCGTTGGCGGAGGGCGAGCGGAGCTGGAAGCCGTCGACCCGGTTGTGGTCGACGCGGGCGCCGCTGGTGGTGTCGAGCTTCATCCCGTCGCCGGCCAGGGACTTGAGCGTGTTGTGGTGGATGCGGACCCCGGTGCTGGGCGTCCACTCCCCCGGGTACACGTTCGGGTCCTGCTGCTGGCCGACCAGGTCGCGCTTGGAGAAGGTCGACTTGAAGTAGATGCCCTCGCGGTCGACGTCCTCGATGCGGTTGTGAGAGATGTCCAGACCGTCGTACCAGCTGGCCTTCGTCTTTCCCTCGACCGCGATGTGGATCGCGCTGGAGCCGGAGACCGTCTTGTAGTCGCCGCCGCGCACATCGTGGATGTAGAGGCCGGAGATGTCGAAGCCGCGGGCGACGCCGTAGTCGGTGAGGCGGAGGCGGACGCCGTTGCGCTCGCTGCCGGGGTTGTCGGCGTTGGTGATCTCCAGCGCCTTGAGGTGCACGTACTGCGTGTTGGCGAGCAGGACGACGTCATGGGCGCCCGCGCCGTCGAGCCTGGCTCGGGCCGGGCCGCCGCCGTAGTCGGCGATGGTGAACGGGGCGTGGGCGGAGCCGGAGCCGGCGGGTGCGAGGGTGCCGGTGCAGGTGGCGCCGCGCTTGAACAGGAGCCGGTCGCCGGGGCCGTAGGTGTGCGCGTTGGCCTCGGCGAGCGAGGTCCAGGGGTGTGCCTTGCTGCCGGTGGCACCGGCCGGGTCCGCGGCGCAGTCGACGTGGAAGGTACGGCCGGTGGGCGCGGCCTGCGCGGCGGTCTGGCTCGCGACGGTCAGGCCGCCCGCGGTGGTCAGGGCCGCGAGCGCCGCAGCGGTGAGGCGATGTCTCACAATTCCTCCGTACGAACAGTCAGGGTCGGGGCGGACGGTCGGGGTGGGGGTGGACCGTCGGGGTGGGACGGGACGCGTCCGCATCGCCGGGAATCCTGGACTCGGATTGATCGAACGTCAATGGATCACGTTTGAATGATCGAAACTCCCATCGTTCGATCACGTTGGTCTAGGGTCGGACAACGGCCGCCGGCACCGGCCGGACCGGGGGCCGGGCCACACACTGCGAGGGGACTGCTGCCGTGCGCGAGAGTGCTGCTGAACGTCATGACCGCCTGCTCGGGCTGGTACGGGAACGGGGTTCGGCCCGGGTCTCGGACCTGGCCTCGCTGCTGGGTGTCTCACCCGTCACGGCGCGCCGTGACGTGGAGGAGCTGGCCGGCCGCGGCCTGCTCGACCGGGTCCACGGATCGGTGTCCTGGCCGCAGGACGCCGCCCCGGGCGCCGCCGCCGGGCCCGGCGCCACGGGCAGCGGGCTGGTCCTCGGCATGCTCGCGCCCTCGTCGACCTACTACTTCGCCGAGGTCATCCGCGGGGCCCACGAGGCCGCCGCCAGGGCCGGGGCCAGGCTCATCCTGCGGATCTCCGACTACCGGCCGCAGGAGGACCACGCCCGCACCGAGGGCCTGCTCTCCGCGGGCGCCGAGGGGCTGCTGATCGCGCCCGGCTGGCAGGACCCGGGCGACCCCGCCGCGTTCGGCGACTGGATCGCCTCGCTGCCCGTGCCGACCGTGCTGCTGGAACGCAGGCCCACCGCGGGCTCCCCGCTGGACGGCCTGGACCGGGTGTGCTCGGACCACGCGCACGGCGTGCTGTTGGCCGTCCGCCACCTGGTGGAGCTCGGGCACGGGGCGCCGCTGCTGATGGCCCGCGCGGACTCCCCGACCGCCGTCGCGGTGCGGTCCGGGTACGCGGAGGCGCTGGCCGTGCTCGGGCTGAGCGCACCGCAGGACGTGATCGATTCCGTACCGGCCGAACTCGCCCCGGACGCCTTCGAGGAGGCGGTGCGGGCGCTGCGCGAGGCGGTCCTGTCGGGGGTGGCGACGGCGGCGCTGATCCACAACGACGTGGACGCGATCCAGGTGGTGCAGCGCCTGGCCGAGCTGGGTGTGCGGGTGCCGGAGGACCTGGCGCTGATCGCCTACGACGACGAGGTGGCGGCCCTCGCGGACACCCCGCTCACGGCGGTGGCGCCACCCAAGCGCGAGGTGGGCCGCCATGCGACGGAGCTGCTGGTGGAGCGGCTGGGCCAGAGCACGGGCGCTCCCCGGCGGCATCTGACGCTGCTGCCGCAGCTGAGGGTCAGGGACTCGTGCGGGGCGCGTCTGCCGTAGGCGCGCCGGAGCGGGCGCTCCCGCGGCCCTCGCACCCGATTTCGCAGGATATCTCATACCCTTCCGTACGCAACTTATCTGATCTTTTTTCGATCAATCGATCTTTCGCTCTTGACTTCGGTCACGACTGGTCCAAGGATCACGGCCAACGCCAATGTCGCCGCCAGTTCAGGAGCCTCGCTGTGAGCCGCAGTCCGAGCAGAACGTCCCTCGCCGTTGTCGGCACCGCCACCGCCCTCGCCCTTCTCACGGCCTGTGGCGGCAGCGGTGACGACGACTCCGCCGCCGGAAGCGACGGCAAGCCCGTCAGCATCACCTTCTGGGGCTGGGCCAAGGGATCCAAGGAGGTCGTTGACGCGTTCAACGCCTCGCACAAGAACATCAAGGTGGTGTACGAGGAGATCCCGTCCGGCAACGCGGGCGGTTACGCCAAGATCTCCAACGCGGTGAAGGCGGGCAACGCCCCCGACCTGGTCTCCATCGAGTACCCGCAGCTTCCGGAGTACGTCAGTCAGGGCGCGCTCCAGGACATCGGCCAGTACTTCACCGAGGACATCCGCAAGAAGCTGCTGCCGCAGGCGGTCGAGCTGACGACGCTCGGCGGCAAGAACTGGGCCGTTCCGTTCGACGCCTCGCCGCAGTCCTTCTACTACCGCAAGGACCTCTTCGAGAAGTACGGCGTCGAGGTCCCCAAGACCTGGGACGAGTTCCGCAAGGCCGCCGAGAAGATCAAGAAGGCCGACAAGAAGGCCCGGATCGGCACCTTCTTCCCCGATGACCCGACCACGTTCCAGGCGATGGCCTGGCAGGCCGGCGCCCAGTGGTACAAGCCCGAGGGCGACACCTGGAAGGTCAGCACCGCCGACGCGGCCACCAACAAGGTCGCCGACTACTGGCAGGGTCTGCTCGACGACGACCTGATCCGCTCCAACGCCTCGTTCAGCCCCGAGTGGACCAACTCCCTCAAGAACGGCGGCACCGTCGGCTACCTCGGCGCCGCCTGGGGCGCGGGTGTCCTCAAGGGCACGCTGCCCGAGCAGAGCGGCAAGTGGGCCGTCGCCCCGATGCCCAGCTGGGACGGCAAGCCCGCCAGCGGCATGCTCGGCGGCTCCACCTTCGCGGTGACCAAGACCAGCAAGAAGGCGAAGGCCGCGGTCGAGTTCGCCACCTGGATGTCGACCACCGAGGAAGGCATCAAGGCCCGCATCGAGTCCGGCACTTCGAGCGCCTTCCCGGCCGCGGCCGCCCTGCGCCCGGTCGCCAAGAAGTCCTTCGACGCCGGGTTCTACGGCGGCGAGGACATCTACCAGGTGTTCGAGGGCGCCGCGACGTCGATCGGCCAGAACTGGAGCTGGGGCCCGACGACCGGCACCACGAACACCACCATGAAGGACCAGTTCGGCAAGGTCGCCAGCGGTGGCACCACCATCAAGGACGCCGTGAAGGCCGGGCACGACGCCACGGTCGCCGAGCTGAAGAAGCGCGGTCTGAAGGTCGAGGACGCAGGCTGATGAAGCGCGCCCGGACGACCAGAGCCGCCGCCATCCTGCTGGGGCCCTTCTTCGTACTGTTCACCGTGGCCATGGTGCTGCCGATCGGTTACGCGGTCTGGCTCAGCCTGTTCACCGAGAAGCAGTCCGGCCTGGGCTTCGGCGGCACCGAGACCGTCTTCAGCGGACTCGACAACTACACGGCGGCCCTGGGCGACCGGGCGTTCCGCGAGGGCTTCGGCGTACTCCTCGGATACTGCCTGTTCTACATTCCGCTGCTGCTCATCGGAGCCCTCGCCCTCGCCCTGCTGCTGGACTCCACGCTGGCCCGGGCCCGCCGGTTCTTTCAGCTCGCGCTCTTCCTGCCGCACGCCGTGCCCGGCATCATCGCCGCGCTGATCTGGGTGTACCTCTACACACCGCAGCTCAGCCCGGTGGTCAGTGCCATGGAGTCCGGCGGGATCGGCTTCGACTTCTTCTCCCCCGAAGGCGCCCTTCCCTCGGTCGTCAACATCGCCCTGTGGGAGTGGCTCGGCTACAACATGGTGATCTTCTACGCCGCGTTGCAGGCGATCGACCGCTCCGTGCTCGAAGCGGCGACGGTCGACGGGGCCGGCGCCTGGCGCGTCGCGCTCAGCATCAAGGTTCCGCTGATCCGCGCCTCCGTCGTGATGGTCGCGCTGTTCACGGTCATCGGCTCGCTCCAGCTGTTCACCGAGCCGCTGATCCTCAACAAGGGGACCGGCTCCGCCGTCACCTCCACCTGGACGCCCAACATGTACGCGTACACCGCGGCCTTCGAACGCAACGACTACGGTCTCGCCGCGGCCGCCTCCATCCTGCTGGCGCTCACGGCCGCGCTGCTGTCCTTCGTCGTCACCCGCTTCACCGGCCGGAAGGGCAAGAAAGCATGAACTCCCCCGCCTCCCGCAGCCGCTGGATGTCGAAGACCGCAGTCAACGGCTTTCTCCTGCTCGCCGTCGTCTACATGCTCTTCCCGCTCGTCTGGCTGGTCACCGCCGCCACGAAGGACACCGGCGGCCTGCTCGCGGGCAACGCCTTCTCCTTCGAGGGCTTCAACCTCGGCGAGAACCTGTCGAACCTGGCCTCCTACGGCGACGGCATCTACTTCCGCTGGTACCTCAACAGCCTCATGTACGCGGGCGGCGGGGCGATCGTCTGCTCACTGATCTGCGTCGCCGCGGGATACGCCTTCGACAAGTACGAATTCCGGGGCAAGGAGAAGCTGTTCGCCCTCGTGCTGATGGGTGTGCTGGTGCCCACCACGGCGCTCGCCCTGCCGATGTACCTCCTGGCCTCCAAGACCGGCCTGGTCAACACCTACTGGTCGGTGCTGATCCCGGTGCTGGTCAACCCGTTCGGCGTGTATCTCGCCCGGGTGTTCAGCACCGGCTACATACCGAACGAGGCCCTGGAGGCCGCCCGTATCGACGGGGCCGGCGAGCTGCGCGTCTTCTGGTCCATCGGACTGCGCATGGTCATGCCGGGCTTCGTGACGGTCTTCCTCTTCCAGTTCACCGCGATCTGGAACAACTTCTTCCTCCCCCTCGTGATGCTCTCGGACCGCAAGCTCTTCCCGCTGAGCCTCGGTCTGTACTCCTGGAACACCAACACCCACGGCGAGCCGAGCTTCTACCCGCTCGTCGTCACCGGGTCCCTCCTCGCCGTCATCCCCCTGATCGTCGCCTTCGTCTCGCTGCAGCGGCACTGGAAGGCCGGACTGACCGCCGGCAGCGTCAAGTGACCTCACCGCGAGCCCTGAGGAGTACGAGTCCCACCATGCCCCACGCCACTGACAACCGGCCGACGGCCCTGCTCGCGATGGGCCCCGGCATCGCCGACCGTCTCCTCGCCGACCGCCACCGCACCCGGCTGGCCGCCCTCACCCGCACCGACCCGCACTTCGTCGCCCACGACCTGGCCGACCCGACGCCCGAGGCGGCCGCCGCGCTCGCCGAGGCCGAGGTGCTGTTCACCTGCTGGGGCGCGACCCCGCTCACCGCCGGGGTACTGGCG
Coding sequences within it:
- a CDS encoding right-handed parallel beta-helix repeat-containing protein, translating into MRHRLTAAALAALTTAGGLTVASQTAAQAAPTGRTFHVDCAADPAGATGSKAHPWTSLAEANAHTYGPGDRLLFKRGATCTGTLAPAGSGSAHAPFTIADYGGGPARARLDGAGAHDVVLLANTQYVHLKALEITNADNPGSERNGVRLRLTDYGVARGFDISGLYIHDVRGGDYKTVSGSSAIHIAVEGKTKASWYDGLDISHNRIEDVDREGIYFKSTFSKRDLVGQQQDPNVYPGEWTPSTGVRIHHNTLKSLAGDGMKLDTTSGARVDHNRVDGFQLRSPSANAGIWTFNTDDTTVEYNEVSGGGNTHDGMSFDADGASQNTVFQYNYSHDNKGGFLLICPYSGAKTIGTVARYNVSRNDGARLIQNCWGPILGTEIYNNTFHNKEQIPGYLVQDDAGSPATTQHELSIRNNIFVSEGTGGYAFKNPTPGLSFDHNAFYGIDMTRPNPGGITADPKLRADFRLGAGSPALAAGAVIENNGGKDYFGNELKPGAPNIGAYAGRGVR
- a CDS encoding substrate-binding domain-containing protein — protein: MRESAAERHDRLLGLVRERGSARVSDLASLLGVSPVTARRDVEELAGRGLLDRVHGSVSWPQDAAPGAAAGPGATGSGLVLGMLAPSSTYYFAEVIRGAHEAAARAGARLILRISDYRPQEDHARTEGLLSAGAEGLLIAPGWQDPGDPAAFGDWIASLPVPTVLLERRPTAGSPLDGLDRVCSDHAHGVLLAVRHLVELGHGAPLLMARADSPTAVAVRSGYAEALAVLGLSAPQDVIDSVPAELAPDAFEEAVRALREAVLSGVATAALIHNDVDAIQVVQRLAELGVRVPEDLALIAYDDEVAALADTPLTAVAPPKREVGRHATELLVERLGQSTGAPRRHLTLLPQLRVRDSCGARLP
- a CDS encoding ABC transporter substrate-binding protein: MSRSPSRTSLAVVGTATALALLTACGGSGDDDSAAGSDGKPVSITFWGWAKGSKEVVDAFNASHKNIKVVYEEIPSGNAGGYAKISNAVKAGNAPDLVSIEYPQLPEYVSQGALQDIGQYFTEDIRKKLLPQAVELTTLGGKNWAVPFDASPQSFYYRKDLFEKYGVEVPKTWDEFRKAAEKIKKADKKARIGTFFPDDPTTFQAMAWQAGAQWYKPEGDTWKVSTADAATNKVADYWQGLLDDDLIRSNASFSPEWTNSLKNGGTVGYLGAAWGAGVLKGTLPEQSGKWAVAPMPSWDGKPASGMLGGSTFAVTKTSKKAKAAVEFATWMSTTEEGIKARIESGTSSAFPAAAALRPVAKKSFDAGFYGGEDIYQVFEGAATSIGQNWSWGPTTGTTNTTMKDQFGKVASGGTTIKDAVKAGHDATVAELKKRGLKVEDAG
- a CDS encoding carbohydrate ABC transporter permease, whose protein sequence is MKRARTTRAAAILLGPFFVLFTVAMVLPIGYAVWLSLFTEKQSGLGFGGTETVFSGLDNYTAALGDRAFREGFGVLLGYCLFYIPLLLIGALALALLLDSTLARARRFFQLALFLPHAVPGIIAALIWVYLYTPQLSPVVSAMESGGIGFDFFSPEGALPSVVNIALWEWLGYNMVIFYAALQAIDRSVLEAATVDGAGAWRVALSIKVPLIRASVVMVALFTVIGSLQLFTEPLILNKGTGSAVTSTWTPNMYAYTAAFERNDYGLAAAASILLALTAALLSFVVTRFTGRKGKKA
- a CDS encoding carbohydrate ABC transporter permease, which translates into the protein MNSPASRSRWMSKTAVNGFLLLAVVYMLFPLVWLVTAATKDTGGLLAGNAFSFEGFNLGENLSNLASYGDGIYFRWYLNSLMYAGGGAIVCSLICVAAGYAFDKYEFRGKEKLFALVLMGVLVPTTALALPMYLLASKTGLVNTYWSVLIPVLVNPFGVYLARVFSTGYIPNEALEAARIDGAGELRVFWSIGLRMVMPGFVTVFLFQFTAIWNNFFLPLVMLSDRKLFPLSLGLYSWNTNTHGEPSFYPLVVTGSLLAVIPLIVAFVSLQRHWKAGLTAGSVK